The sequence CAAAGACTAAAACCGTGGAATCATCTTTTTTGTCAAGACCATAAGCAAGTGCCGCAGCAGTCGGCTCGTTAATGATCCGCAAGACGTCAAGTCCAGCAATGGAACCTGCATCCTTAGTCGCTTGACGTTGAGCATCCGTAAAATATGCCGGTACTGTAATAACCGCTTGAGTTACGGGTTGACCGATATAAGCTTCTGCATCAGTCTTGAGCTTTTGGAGAACCATGGCGGAAATTTCTTGAGGGCTGTAAGTTTTATCGTCAATTTTCACTTTGAAATCTGTTCCCATATGACGCTTAATGGAAATAACAGTTTTATCCGGATTGGAAACAGATTGACGTTTAGCAACCTGACCGACTAGTCTTTCACCGGTTTTAGAAAATCCTACGACAGATGGAGTTGTACGATTTCCCTCCGCGTTTGGGATAACGACAGCCTCTCCACCTTCCATAACTGAAACGCAAGAGTTAGTTGTACCTAAGTCAATACCAATAATTTTACCCATTATAATCTTCCTCCTTTAACTAGTTCGAAACCTTAACCATGCTGGGACGTAAAACTTTTTCTTTAAGGTAATATCCTTTTTGTAGTTCTTCGACAACTGTGTTTTCCGGATGTTCATCAGACTCTACTCTGAGCACCGCATCATGGAGATTGGGATCAAAAGGCTGCCCGGCAGCCTCAATTGCTTTAAGCCCTTCTTTGTTAAGCGCAGTTTGCAATTGACGGTAAATCATGTCTATCCCCTGGGAGAAGGCATTGAAGTCCGGGTTTACTTGGGCCGAACTGGCCGCCCGTTCAAAATTATCTAAAACCGGTAGTAACTCTGATATAAGGCGTTCAGATGCATATTTAATGATCTCTGTTTTTTCCTTCTGAGTGCGTTTTCGGTAGTTATCAAATTCCGCCTGTAATCGTAACATATGATCTTTATGCTCATCAGCTTTGGCTTTTGCTTGAATAAGCTCAGCTTCCAGAGTCATTATTTTTTCTAAAGGACTCATATCGTTACTATCCAGACTATCTTCTTCCGGAGGATTCTCAAGGTCACGCTCTTGCGTATCCTCCACTTGACCCTCATCCATACTTTTTGGGCCTCTGAGAGTTTCTTCTCTCATTCGCGCCATGCAAAATCACCTCTCGCAACATAATCACTGTAAAGTGTTAACTAATTTATATAGAATGAACCAGAAGGCTCAGTCACCGCTTAATCTATAACAAACAATTCAGCCTCAATTCCCCGGTTCCTAGCTCCCGCCCGCTCCAGCCAGGCTGGAGTGAAATTTGCGCAGCGAACCTTTAGGCAGAGTCGCGTCAATCGAGCTTACATTACGAGGTGCCAGCGTGGCACAGGTTCACATTCAGAACAGCCCAGAGGTTTGCCAACGCTCACCTCGTAATCAAGCTCGATAGCGACGGCGCCGTGGTGAGCGGAGCAATTTCACTCCAGCCCCCCTCGCAACTTCATTCACCGCCTGCGTCGCGTAAGAATTTCTGTCATACTCCGGGTCATAAAATCGACAATAGCTATTACTTTGGCGTAATCCATTCGGGTCGGCCCAAGTACGCCCACCGCCCCGATGGTTAATCCATTGACCTTATAGGTCGCCGAAATCAGGCTGCAGTCACGAAATTCCTTCAATGTATTTTCTCCACCAATAGTTACATTTAGTCCTTCCTGGCGGGGGGTTAGCAGTTTTTTCAAGGGTTCATTATCTTCAAACACCTTGAAGAGTGTTTTGACCTTAGCCAAATCTTTAAATTCAGGTTGATTGAGCATATTTAGAGTTCCACCGAGATGGATACGTTCATCTTCCTCTTTACCATCTAAGATAGCCCTTAACATATCCATGGCGTTATCTATTAAAAGTCTTTGCCTCGATAATTCACTATATATTTCATGCAGCATGCTGCGTTTGACTTGACTTATGGAATATCCCCGCATCTTCTGGTTAAAAACCTCTGCCACATGCTGAAGTTCTTCCGCTGAGAGATTTTCGCCCACATCCAAAATATGATTCTCCACGGCCCCGTTTTCTTTGACGATGACCATAATAACCTGCCCAGGTTGATAGGGGAGAAAATGCATTTTCCCAAAGGTACTTTTGCCTTTATGGGGACCCAGCACCAGACTGGTCAGGTTTGTAAGCTCGGATAAGAGTTTTCCCGTATGAGCAATCACTTCCTGCAGCTCATTGATTCTTTTCGAGCTTTCACGCTCAATGATCTCCATTTCCTCGGCATTAAGCTCTTGAGGATCCATCAGACAATCTACAAAGTATCGATATCCTGCGTCCGAAGGAATTCGTCCCGCAGAGGTATAGGGTTGTTCAATAAATCCTAACTCTTCTAAATCAGCCATTTCGTTTCGTATAGTTGCTGAAGATACGCCCAGATCAAACTTACGAGCAATCGTTCGAGATCCAATAGGTTCGGCGGTAGCAATATAATCCTGAACTATCGCTCTCAATATTTTGCGTTTGCGCTCATCCATTTGCATATATGCTTCCCCGCTTTCTTGAGTGATCTTGCTTTATACAAAATGTACTGACAAGTACATACTCATTATTTTCTTCGTTGTTAGCACTCTACCTCGATGAGTGCTAACAGTTTATGTCTTCACATTACCACTTCATTTTGGCTTTGTCAAGAATCATTTTAAGATAAATATTTGAGATTAAACCACTATACAAATTCTTGTAGGATGGAGTTTGCGACAAAGGAATACCGAGGATTCAAGCGGAAATACTCCCCCTCAACAATAAAAATATCAGTATCTTTATAGCGTTCCAAAACAGATCTATAAATATCCCTGAGATCAGTTCCGAAGTCAATTTCAAATTCTTTAA comes from Desulfosporosinus meridiei DSM 13257 and encodes:
- the grpE gene encoding nucleotide exchange factor GrpE, with translation MARMREETLRGPKSMDEGQVEDTQERDLENPPEEDSLDSNDMSPLEKIMTLEAELIQAKAKADEHKDHMLRLQAEFDNYRKRTQKEKTEIIKYASERLISELLPVLDNFERAASSAQVNPDFNAFSQGIDMIYRQLQTALNKEGLKAIEAAGQPFDPNLHDAVLRVESDEHPENTVVEELQKGYYLKEKVLRPSMVKVSN
- the hrcA gene encoding heat-inducible transcriptional repressor HrcA, translating into MQMDERKRKILRAIVQDYIATAEPIGSRTIARKFDLGVSSATIRNEMADLEELGFIEQPYTSAGRIPSDAGYRYFVDCLMDPQELNAEEMEIIERESSKRINELQEVIAHTGKLLSELTNLTSLVLGPHKGKSTFGKMHFLPYQPGQVIMVIVKENGAVENHILDVGENLSAEELQHVAEVFNQKMRGYSISQVKRSMLHEIYSELSRQRLLIDNAMDMLRAILDGKEEDERIHLGGTLNMLNQPEFKDLAKVKTLFKVFEDNEPLKKLLTPRQEGLNVTIGGENTLKEFRDCSLISATYKVNGLTIGAVGVLGPTRMDYAKVIAIVDFMTRSMTEILTRRRR